Proteins from one Elgaria multicarinata webbii isolate HBS135686 ecotype San Diego chromosome 3, rElgMul1.1.pri, whole genome shotgun sequence genomic window:
- the MYL6 gene encoding myosin light polypeptide 6 isoform X1, producing the protein MCDFSEDQTAEFKEAFQLFDRTGDGKILYSQCGDVMRALGQNPTNAEVMKVLGNPKSDEMNMKTLSFEQFLPMMQTIAKNKDQGCFEDYVEGLRVFDKEGNGTVMGAEIRHVLVTLGEKMTEEEVEMLVAGHEDSNGCINYEAFVRHILSG; encoded by the exons ATG TGTGACTTCTCAGAAGATCAGACTGCTG AGTTCAAGGAGGCTTTCCAGCTCTTTGACCGCACTGGAGATGGCAAGATTCTGTATAGCCAGTGTGGAGATGTGATGAGAGCCCTGGGCCAGAATCCTACCAATGCTGAAGTCATGAAAGTTCTGGGGAACCCCAAGAGTGATG AAATGAATATGAAGACGCTAAGCTTTGAGCAGTTCTTGCCCATGATGCAAACCATTGCCAAGAACAAGGACCAGGGCTGTTTCGAGGATTATGTGGAAGGGCTGAGGGTCTTTGACAAAGAGGGGAACGGCACCGTCATGGGAGCGGAGATACGTCATGTTCTGGTCACCTTAG GGGAGAAAATGACGGAGGAAGAAGTTGAGATGCTTGTGGCTGGCCATGAAGACAGCAACGGCTGCATTAACTATGAAG CATTTGTGAGACACATCTTATCAGGGTGA
- the MYL6 gene encoding myosin light polypeptide 6 isoform X2 → MCDFSEDQTAEFKEAFQLFDRTGDGKILYSQCGDVMRALGQNPTNAEVMKVLGNPKSDEMNMKTLSFEQFLPMMQTIAKNKDQGCFEDYVEGLRVFDKEGNGTVMGAEIRHVLVTLGEKMTEEEVEMLVAGHEDSNGCINYEELVRMVLSG, encoded by the exons ATG TGTGACTTCTCAGAAGATCAGACTGCTG AGTTCAAGGAGGCTTTCCAGCTCTTTGACCGCACTGGAGATGGCAAGATTCTGTATAGCCAGTGTGGAGATGTGATGAGAGCCCTGGGCCAGAATCCTACCAATGCTGAAGTCATGAAAGTTCTGGGGAACCCCAAGAGTGATG AAATGAATATGAAGACGCTAAGCTTTGAGCAGTTCTTGCCCATGATGCAAACCATTGCCAAGAACAAGGACCAGGGCTGTTTCGAGGATTATGTGGAAGGGCTGAGGGTCTTTGACAAAGAGGGGAACGGCACCGTCATGGGAGCGGAGATACGTCATGTTCTGGTCACCTTAG GGGAGAAAATGACGGAGGAAGAAGTTGAGATGCTTGTGGCTGGCCATGAAGACAGCAACGGCTGCATTAACTATGAAG AGTTGGTGCGGATGGTTCTGAGTGGCTGA